The Arthrobacter sp. NicSoilC5 genome has a window encoding:
- a CDS encoding P-loop NTPase, with protein MSIPVVTVGQSREDLVGGLERLHGPVTVVRRCTELPELLAACQSGLARAAVVAEGSDGLTASLVDRLGAVGVAVIALTDNAEEAARLRKIGVASALTGVESAELSVRIADAVAQLTGAARPAILSAGADTGAALAMDPVQPGPDPEGEPAGRLIVVWGPAGAPGRTTVAVNIAGEMAADGRDVLLVDADTYGASVAAVLGLLDESAGLAQACRLADQGLLDPDALRKVAATVATASGTFRVLTGITRADRWTELRATALALVLERARQIADVVVVDTGFCLEADEELSFDTMAPRRNAATLRPLELADEVYAVGAADPVGVPRMVRALSELEGAVPQASPTIVMNKVRSSSVGRAPERQLRDAWERYGPASEIKAFLPYDAGAADAALLAGSLLLEACPDSALRRAIRDLVCAPAQRNAKSSVFSSTPRRRAKD; from the coding sequence ATGAGCATCCCGGTTGTCACCGTTGGCCAAAGCCGGGAGGACTTGGTGGGCGGCCTCGAAAGGCTGCACGGTCCGGTGACAGTGGTTCGACGATGCACCGAACTTCCCGAGCTTCTCGCTGCCTGTCAAAGCGGTCTGGCAAGGGCGGCCGTAGTGGCCGAGGGGTCCGACGGATTAACTGCTTCCCTTGTCGACCGGCTTGGAGCGGTTGGGGTGGCGGTCATCGCGCTGACGGACAATGCCGAGGAGGCGGCCAGGCTCCGCAAAATTGGTGTCGCCTCGGCGCTGACGGGAGTGGAGTCAGCGGAGCTTTCGGTCAGGATCGCCGATGCCGTTGCCCAGCTGACAGGTGCGGCCCGTCCCGCCATCCTGAGCGCGGGAGCGGACACCGGAGCTGCGCTGGCCATGGACCCCGTGCAGCCTGGACCTGATCCGGAGGGCGAACCGGCGGGCAGGCTCATCGTTGTCTGGGGTCCGGCCGGGGCGCCCGGCAGGACCACTGTGGCGGTGAACATCGCCGGCGAGATGGCTGCCGATGGCCGGGATGTCCTGCTGGTCGACGCGGACACCTACGGTGCAAGCGTCGCGGCGGTGCTGGGTCTCCTGGATGAGTCGGCCGGGCTTGCCCAGGCGTGCAGGCTTGCCGACCAGGGTTTGCTGGACCCGGACGCCCTCAGGAAGGTGGCCGCCACCGTCGCCACTGCATCCGGGACGTTCCGGGTGCTTACGGGAATAACCCGCGCGGACCGCTGGACCGAGCTGCGCGCCACTGCCCTGGCACTTGTTCTTGAACGGGCGCGGCAGATCGCGGACGTTGTGGTGGTGGATACCGGCTTTTGCCTCGAAGCCGATGAAGAGCTGAGCTTCGACACCATGGCGCCGCGGCGGAACGCCGCGACGCTGCGTCCCCTGGAACTGGCGGACGAGGTCTACGCCGTTGGTGCGGCTGATCCCGTGGGCGTACCACGGATGGTCCGTGCGCTTTCCGAACTCGAAGGCGCTGTACCGCAGGCCTCACCCACTATCGTCATGAACAAGGTGCGTTCCTCCTCCGTGGGCAGAGCCCCGGAACGCCAGTTGCGGGATGCCTGGGAACGGTACGGTCCCGCGTCGGAAATCAAAGCGTTCCTGCCCTACGACGCCGGCGCCGCCGACGCAGCACTCCTTGCGGGGTCACTGCTGCTTGAAGCTTGCCCCGACTCCGCGCTTCGGCGTGCCATCCGTGACTTGGTTTGTGCACCAGCCCAGCGAAATGCCAAATCCTCTGTATTTTCTTCCACACCACGGCGAAGGGCAAAGGACTAG
- a CDS encoding helix-turn-helix domain-containing protein, with translation MPRFLTLADVAEQLQINSPAAYALVRSGELKAIQVGGRGQWRVEEKMLEQYIEERYAEASRMIQESRSKSV, from the coding sequence ATGCCAAGGTTCCTCACGCTTGCAGACGTCGCCGAGCAACTCCAGATCAACTCCCCCGCCGCGTACGCCTTGGTCCGCAGCGGGGAGCTGAAGGCCATCCAGGTTGGCGGCCGCGGGCAGTGGCGCGTCGAGGAGAAGATGCTGGAGCAGTACATCGAGGAACGCTATGCCGAGGCCAGCCGCATGATCCAGGAGTCCCGCTCCAAGTCAGTGTGA
- a CDS encoding Rv3235 family protein, which yields MTAVTPVQTAQRLAANTVNGGRVLGKTASASTTAVTAGRSRAADPSSLRPVSEAAEVRSITRGTVQAAMEVLAGIRPIHQLARRLDPRCLASLQHRAALIRRELTRTGNPALARLHRNSTVRSVRVCEVAEGIYEASAVVVDDVRARAVAVRLERSKQVWRIVELVIG from the coding sequence ATGACCGCAGTGACACCTGTCCAGACCGCCCAGCGGCTGGCTGCCAACACCGTAAACGGCGGGAGGGTACTCGGGAAAACCGCGTCAGCGTCAACAACGGCGGTGACCGCAGGCCGTTCCCGCGCCGCGGACCCATCGTCCCTGAGGCCCGTCAGTGAAGCTGCGGAAGTAAGGTCCATCACCCGCGGAACGGTTCAGGCCGCCATGGAGGTCCTGGCAGGGATCCGTCCCATACACCAGCTGGCGCGCCGTCTGGATCCGCGGTGCCTGGCATCGCTGCAGCACCGGGCCGCGCTGATCAGGCGCGAGCTAACCAGGACGGGCAACCCCGCCCTGGCCCGGCTCCACCGAAACTCCACAGTCCGCTCGGTGCGGGTGTGCGAGGTGGCCGAGGGAATTTATGAGGCAAGTGCAGTCGTGGTGGATGACGTACGGGCACGTGCCGTTGCCGTCCGGCTTGAGCGCAGCAAGCAGGTCTGGCGCATCGTTGAACTCGTCATCGGCTAA
- the secA gene encoding preprotein translocase subunit SecA — protein MASLIEKILRTGDKKTLRQLRNYADSINALEDSFKTFTDAELREETDRLRARHQDGEKLDDLLPEAFAAVREASSRTLGMRHFDVQLMGGAALHLGNIAEMKTGEGKTLVATAPAYLNALTGKGVHVVTVNDYLAEYQSELMGRVYRFLGLTSGVILANQDPAVRRQQYAADITYGTNNEFGFDYLRDNMAWDRTELVQRGHNFAIVDEVDSILIDEARTPLIISGPAQGDTNRWYSEFAKVVLRLQPEKDYEVDEKKRTVGVLESGIEKVEDYLGISNLYESANTPLIGFLNNAIKAKELFKRDKDYVILDGEVLIVDEHTGRILAGRRYNEGMHQAIEAKEGVEIKAENQTLATVTLQNYFRMYGKLSGMTGTAETEAAEFMSTYKLGVVAIPTNRDMQRIDQPDLVFKNEVVKFDAVVRDIAERHEKGQPVLVGTTSVEKSEYLSKLLAKEGIRHEVLNAKNHAREAAIVAQAGRKGAVTVATNMAGRGTDIMLGGNAEFTAVAELAKRGLDPEENSEQYEAAWPAALEAAKQSVKDEHEEVLDLGGLYVLGTERHESRRIDNQLRGRSGRQGDPGESRFYLSLTDDLMRLFNSGAAERLMNSSVPDDVALESKLVSRAIASAQGQVEGRNAEQRKNVLKYDDVLNRQREAIYSDRRRILEGDDLHEKVQYFIEDTITALIDAATAEGNGDDWDFHQLWTNLKTLYPVSVTPEDIIEEAGGKSRVTVELLKEEILSDARLVYQAREEVIGSESMRELERRVVLSVIGRKWQEHLYEMDYLKEGIGLRAMAQRDPLVEYQREGFAMFQSMMEAIREESVGFLYNLEVEVTPAQDVVVQDAAGGHTEHVDPQVHAAGLEAPEKPAQLQYTAPSETGGTQTRVETRAGSGRSGNPAKAAAQDAAKRPAKKKKR, from the coding sequence GTGGCATCACTTATCGAAAAAATTCTCCGCACGGGTGACAAGAAAACACTCCGGCAGCTGCGGAACTATGCCGATTCCATCAACGCCCTCGAAGACTCATTCAAGACCTTTACCGACGCCGAACTGCGCGAGGAGACGGACCGCCTCCGCGCCCGCCACCAGGACGGCGAGAAGCTCGACGACCTGCTCCCGGAGGCCTTCGCAGCAGTGCGTGAAGCGTCCTCCCGCACCCTGGGCATGCGCCACTTCGACGTCCAGCTGATGGGCGGCGCCGCCCTGCACCTGGGCAACATCGCTGAAATGAAGACCGGTGAAGGCAAGACCCTGGTGGCGACCGCTCCCGCCTACCTGAATGCCCTTACCGGCAAGGGCGTCCACGTGGTCACGGTCAACGACTACCTCGCCGAATACCAGTCCGAGCTCATGGGCCGTGTCTACCGCTTCCTGGGCCTGACCAGCGGTGTCATCCTCGCCAACCAGGACCCCGCCGTCCGCCGCCAGCAGTACGCCGCCGATATCACCTACGGGACCAACAACGAGTTTGGTTTCGACTACCTGCGCGACAACATGGCATGGGACCGGACCGAACTTGTCCAGCGCGGCCACAACTTCGCCATCGTCGATGAAGTGGACTCAATCCTCATCGATGAGGCACGCACCCCGTTGATCATCTCCGGACCTGCCCAGGGGGACACCAACCGCTGGTACAGCGAATTCGCCAAAGTGGTGCTCCGGCTGCAGCCCGAAAAGGACTACGAGGTCGACGAAAAGAAGCGCACGGTGGGCGTCCTGGAGAGCGGGATCGAAAAGGTGGAGGACTACCTCGGCATCTCCAACCTGTACGAGTCCGCCAACACCCCGCTGATCGGGTTCCTGAACAATGCCATCAAGGCCAAGGAACTCTTCAAGCGTGACAAGGACTACGTCATCCTGGACGGCGAAGTGCTGATCGTGGACGAGCACACCGGCCGCATCCTGGCCGGCCGCCGCTACAACGAAGGCATGCACCAGGCGATCGAGGCCAAGGAAGGCGTCGAGATCAAAGCCGAAAACCAGACCCTGGCCACCGTGACGCTGCAGAACTACTTCCGTATGTACGGCAAGCTTTCCGGCATGACCGGTACCGCCGAGACTGAGGCGGCCGAGTTCATGAGCACTTATAAGCTGGGCGTCGTGGCCATCCCCACCAACAGGGACATGCAGCGGATCGACCAGCCGGACCTCGTGTTCAAGAATGAGGTTGTAAAGTTCGACGCCGTGGTCCGCGATATCGCCGAGCGTCACGAAAAAGGCCAGCCCGTCCTGGTGGGCACCACCAGCGTGGAGAAGAGCGAGTACCTGTCCAAGCTGCTCGCCAAGGAGGGCATCCGCCACGAGGTCCTGAACGCCAAGAACCACGCCCGCGAAGCTGCCATCGTCGCCCAGGCAGGCCGGAAGGGTGCCGTCACTGTGGCCACGAACATGGCAGGCCGCGGTACTGACATCATGCTGGGCGGAAACGCCGAATTCACGGCCGTCGCCGAACTCGCCAAGCGCGGGCTGGATCCGGAGGAGAACTCCGAACAATACGAAGCCGCATGGCCCGCAGCGCTCGAAGCCGCCAAGCAGTCCGTCAAGGACGAACACGAGGAAGTCCTGGACCTCGGCGGCCTGTACGTCCTGGGCACCGAACGCCACGAGTCGCGACGCATCGACAACCAGCTCCGCGGCCGTTCCGGCCGCCAGGGCGACCCGGGGGAATCCCGGTTCTACCTGTCGCTGACCGACGACCTCATGCGGCTCTTCAACTCCGGGGCGGCGGAACGGCTGATGAACAGCTCCGTGCCGGACGACGTTGCGCTGGAATCAAAGCTGGTATCCAGGGCCATCGCCTCTGCCCAGGGACAGGTCGAAGGCCGCAACGCCGAGCAGCGCAAGAACGTGCTGAAGTACGACGACGTCCTCAACCGCCAGCGCGAAGCCATCTACAGCGACCGCCGTCGGATCCTGGAAGGTGATGACCTGCACGAGAAGGTGCAGTACTTCATTGAGGACACCATCACTGCCTTGATCGACGCCGCCACCGCGGAAGGGAACGGCGACGACTGGGACTTCCACCAGCTGTGGACGAACCTGAAGACGCTCTATCCCGTCAGCGTTACTCCCGAAGACATCATCGAGGAGGCCGGTGGCAAGTCCAGGGTCACCGTGGAGCTGTTGAAGGAGGAGATCCTTTCCGACGCCCGCCTGGTGTACCAGGCCCGCGAGGAGGTCATCGGCTCCGAAAGCATGCGCGAGCTCGAGCGCCGCGTGGTCCTCTCCGTCATTGGCCGCAAGTGGCAGGAACACCTCTACGAGATGGATTACCTCAAGGAGGGCATCGGCCTGCGCGCCATGGCGCAGCGTGATCCGCTGGTGGAGTACCAGCGCGAAGGTTTCGCGATGTTCCAAAGCATGATGGAAGCCATCCGGGAGGAAAGCGTCGGCTTCCTGTACAACCTTGAGGTCGAGGTGACGCCGGCCCAGGACGTCGTCGTCCAGGACGCCGCCGGCGGACACACTGAGCACGTGGACCCGCAGGTGCATGCTGCCGGACTTGAGGCCCCCGAAAAGCCCGCGCAGTTGCAGTACACGGCTCCCAGCGAGACCGGCGGAACACAAACCCGGGTGGAAACCCGGGCAGGAAGTGGACGCTCCGGCAACCCTGCCAAGGCAGCTGCCCAGGACGCCGCCAAGCGCCCGGCGAAGAAGAAAAAGCGCTAG